One genomic region from Prochlorococcus marinus CUG1433 encodes:
- the pseB gene encoding UDP-N-acetylglucosamine 4,6-dehydratase (inverting): MTKSILITGGTGSFGRKFISSLISEENEWDKIIVFSRDELKQWEMQEKFPQERFKKLRYFLGDIRDYKRLRRAFEGVHTIIHAAALKQVPAAEYNPTEFINTNIHGSQNVIEAASDCGVKNIISLSTDKASSPINLYGATKLCSDKLFIAANRYSGHKLKCSVVRYGNVMGSRGSVIPVFLKQLNNGALKLTDPNMSRFNITLKQAINFVKYSMLKSLGGEIFIPKMPSYKLNTLAEAIDENINIEIIGRRPGEKDHEELFHSQDCYELLETSNTYVISNGIPREQYKSKWINNNSEEIFISKRVNAYSSDTNENFLSKDELKILIDEFKKERN; encoded by the coding sequence ATGACCAAATCAATTCTCATTACAGGAGGTACAGGTAGTTTTGGAAGAAAGTTTATTTCAAGTCTGATTTCAGAAGAAAATGAATGGGATAAAATAATTGTTTTTTCTAGAGACGAGTTAAAGCAATGGGAAATGCAAGAAAAATTTCCTCAAGAAAGATTCAAAAAACTTAGATATTTTCTTGGAGACATAAGGGATTACAAGAGATTAAGAAGAGCTTTCGAAGGAGTCCATACAATAATACACGCAGCTGCTTTAAAACAAGTTCCTGCAGCTGAATACAACCCGACAGAATTCATAAATACAAACATACATGGTTCCCAGAATGTAATAGAGGCAGCATCAGATTGTGGAGTTAAAAATATAATCTCTTTAAGTACTGATAAAGCCTCATCACCTATAAATTTATATGGTGCAACTAAACTATGTTCAGATAAACTATTTATAGCTGCGAATAGATATTCAGGTCACAAATTAAAATGTAGTGTAGTGAGATATGGAAATGTAATGGGTTCTAGAGGATCAGTAATTCCAGTATTTCTGAAACAACTAAATAATGGTGCCCTAAAATTAACAGATCCCAATATGTCCCGATTCAATATAACTCTAAAACAGGCAATTAATTTTGTTAAATATTCTATGCTCAAATCATTAGGTGGAGAAATATTCATACCTAAAATGCCTAGTTATAAGCTCAATACATTAGCAGAAGCAATAGATGAGAATATAAATATAGAAATAATTGGTAGACGACCAGGAGAAAAAGATCATGAAGAATTATTTCATTCTCAAGATTGTTATGAGCTTCTCGAAACATCAAATACGTATGTAATATCTAATGGAATTCCAAGAGAGCAATATAAATCCAAATGGATAAATAATAATAGTGAGGAAATTTTTATATCTAAAAGAGTAAATGCCTATTCATCAGATACAAATGAAAATTTTTTATCTAAAGATGAATTAAAAATACTAATTGATGAATTTAAAAAAGAAAGAAATTAA
- a CDS encoding glycosyltransferase: protein MNNKNSISVICPFHNNEDTIVRAAKSIFDQTLSPNEVIFVNDNSLDRSLEKLTEFLHKNKKQFVIQIISINHSGPGHARNVAIQRSSSNWISFLDADDYWMPEKISNIDKVIRKNEYVNFIAHDEFTQNNKKEIINSKLSQYFDNKAKIPTQIYKRNFLSTSSCTVSKLLVEKYLFDPFLGSCQDYELWLALSSKMKLVFIQKPLCFYDNSLKTSITNSNQTKRLKNLLIVLFRYSKYVSFPLFCFIVSKHLLVFIISFLKK from the coding sequence TTGAATAACAAAAATTCTATTTCTGTAATTTGTCCTTTTCATAATAATGAGGACACAATAGTTAGAGCAGCTAAAAGCATTTTTGATCAAACTCTTTCTCCTAATGAGGTTATTTTTGTTAATGATAATTCTCTTGATAGATCTTTAGAAAAACTAACTGAGTTCTTGCATAAAAATAAAAAGCAATTTGTAATTCAGATAATTTCAATTAATCACTCAGGCCCAGGACATGCAAGAAATGTTGCTATTCAAAGGAGTTCATCAAATTGGATTTCATTTCTTGATGCAGACGATTATTGGATGCCAGAAAAAATAAGTAATATTGATAAAGTTATTCGAAAAAATGAATATGTAAATTTCATTGCTCATGATGAATTTACACAAAATAATAAGAAAGAAATTATTAATTCTAAGTTATCTCAATATTTTGACAACAAGGCAAAAATTCCTACTCAAATTTATAAGCGTAATTTTTTATCAACATCTTCTTGCACAGTTTCCAAGTTATTAGTTGAGAAGTATTTATTTGATCCATTTTTAGGTTCTTGCCAAGATTATGAGCTTTGGCTTGCTTTGTCATCTAAAATGAAACTAGTATTTATTCAAAAGCCTTTATGTTTCTATGATAATTCATTGAAAACATCCATCACTAATTCTAATCAAACAAAAAGATTAAAGAATCTTTTAATTGTTCTTTTTAGATATTCAAAATATGTAAGTTTTCCACTTTTTTGCTTTATAGTTTCTAAACATCTATTAGTTTTTATTATTTCATTTTTAAAAAAATAA
- the asnB gene encoding asparagine synthase (glutamine-hydrolyzing), with the protein MCGIFGYFLKTPNEYRSQEYVSRFKLDLYNRGPDSFHYKSREGCVIGISRLSIVDISHETQPFSIDEINITVVFNGEIYNYKSLRDHLSSKGIKLLGYSEIEVIANLYKLYSEKFINFLDGMFAIAILDHKKQSFIIFRDPYGIKPIYWTLNNGDFAFSSDLTPLISCFTENKLNTNAIHEYLFHGYCSSNTCIASNIHKVPPSSYLKFEKNRVITGKYNSFTQNKYIDDFEVSVDNIDFLLKESISEQIAEEVPMGVMLSGGIDSSLLAKYLSLDKKLPKKIKSYSVRFLDKKLSNDFSYAERLAKELKLDHETITINSIQALEILQNTAYSLDEPIADSGIIGTNIICQKSKEDSVKVLISGTGADELFGGYMRHFTPSIFTSKYLSEMPYAIRFPMSKFFSIFNRSFSERISDPLLNYFLAVSGMPSDLLFKIIRDPIRGLPFFSKYQKDFSKNYSLYFDQKFYLPDSLLAYTDKVSMANSVEIRVPYLCKSLSPILFLYLNESFKTKYSKPLLRKISSKYFNKEFFNRSKEGFDASVYSWPNEVISYLLNYIRDYSVQLNYIGIDIKPLINAKENFVRGYNRNLIFSLFILTKWLVNKNFIK; encoded by the coding sequence ATGTGCGGCATTTTTGGATATTTTTTAAAGACTCCGAATGAATATAGAAGTCAGGAATATGTAAGTAGATTTAAGTTAGATCTATATAATAGAGGCCCTGATTCATTTCACTACAAGTCAAGAGAAGGATGTGTGATTGGGATTTCTCGATTATCAATAGTTGATATTAGTCATGAAACACAGCCTTTTTCTATTGATGAAATAAATATCACAGTTGTTTTCAATGGTGAGATTTATAACTATAAAAGCTTAAGAGACCATTTGAGTTCCAAAGGGATTAAGCTCTTGGGTTATTCCGAAATTGAGGTAATTGCTAATCTTTATAAATTATATTCTGAGAAATTTATAAATTTCCTCGATGGAATGTTCGCCATAGCAATACTTGATCATAAAAAACAAAGTTTTATTATTTTTAGAGATCCATATGGTATTAAACCCATATATTGGACATTAAATAATGGTGATTTTGCTTTTTCTTCTGATCTAACTCCTTTAATAAGTTGCTTTACTGAAAATAAATTGAATACTAATGCTATTCATGAATATCTTTTTCATGGTTACTGTTCATCAAATACTTGCATAGCCTCAAATATTCATAAAGTCCCCCCATCTTCGTATCTTAAATTCGAGAAAAACAGAGTAATTACTGGTAAATATAATTCTTTTACCCAAAATAAATATATTGATGATTTTGAAGTTAGTGTTGATAATATTGACTTTTTACTCAAAGAAAGTATTTCTGAGCAAATAGCTGAGGAAGTCCCAATGGGTGTGATGCTTAGTGGAGGTATCGATAGTTCTTTACTAGCAAAATATCTTTCATTAGATAAAAAACTACCTAAAAAAATCAAATCTTATAGTGTACGCTTTTTGGATAAAAAATTATCTAATGATTTTTCTTATGCAGAAAGACTTGCTAAAGAATTAAAATTAGATCATGAAACTATTACCATCAACTCAATCCAAGCATTAGAAATTTTGCAAAATACGGCCTATAGTCTTGATGAACCAATAGCAGATTCAGGAATTATTGGAACTAATATTATATGCCAAAAGTCTAAAGAAGATAGCGTGAAAGTTTTGATTTCAGGCACTGGTGCGGATGAATTATTTGGCGGATATATGAGACACTTTACTCCTAGTATTTTTACTTCTAAATATCTATCAGAGATGCCTTATGCTATCAGATTTCCAATGTCTAAGTTTTTCTCAATTTTTAATCGTTCATTTTCAGAAAGGATTTCTGATCCCCTTCTAAATTATTTCCTTGCGGTATCTGGTATGCCATCAGATTTATTATTTAAAATAATAAGAGATCCTATAAGAGGACTTCCTTTCTTTTCGAAATATCAAAAAGACTTTTCTAAAAATTATTCTCTATATTTTGATCAAAAATTCTATTTACCAGATTCATTATTGGCATACACAGATAAGGTTTCAATGGCTAATTCTGTTGAAATTAGAGTTCCATATTTATGTAAATCTCTTTCCCCTATTTTGTTTTTATATTTAAACGAATCCTTTAAAACAAAATATAGCAAACCTTTATTAAGGAAAATCTCATCAAAATATTTCAACAAAGAATTTTTTAATAGATCTAAAGAAGGTTTTGATGCATCTGTTTATAGCTGGCCAAATGAAGTTATTTCATATCTTTTAAATTATATTCGTGATTATTCTGTACAACTTAATTACATCGGAATTGACATTAAGCCTTTAATAAATGCAAAAGAAAATTTTGTTAGAGGATACAACAGAAACTTGATTTTTAGTTTATTTATTCTTACTAAATGGTTAGTTAATAAGAATTTTATAAAATAG
- a CDS encoding SPASM domain-containing protein, which yields MKRIIKRALALPYSLRRIKNSFNEIEVETISFCNRKCSYCPNVSLDRFNSEGSVLMDNNLLDEIFNQLKDIKFNGVFSPHMYGEPLLDPRIVNIVERINNLGAKSKIVTNGDYLTINLLDQLLEAGLKILYISKHSPKLGSAARKSIEYLKSKSNLNLEFQVLDFYTDFNTDRNMVGNRGGNLDIETKKKPPIMCPYVLYPVIDVNGTLVVCCQDFNSDYQLGNISERHISEIWNDPMNVSIRRNIFLGKFDLSICKQCLMD from the coding sequence ATGAAGAGGATAATAAAAAGAGCATTAGCATTACCCTATTCACTTAGAAGGATTAAAAATAGTTTTAACGAAATTGAAGTGGAAACAATTTCATTTTGTAATAGAAAATGCAGCTATTGCCCTAATGTTTCTCTTGATAGATTTAATTCTGAGGGATCTGTTTTAATGGATAATAATCTATTAGATGAAATATTTAACCAATTAAAAGATATAAAATTCAATGGAGTATTTTCTCCACATATGTATGGGGAACCTTTGCTAGATCCAAGAATTGTAAATATTGTTGAAAGAATAAATAATTTAGGAGCAAAATCTAAGATCGTTACAAATGGTGATTATTTAACTATTAATCTTTTGGATCAATTATTAGAAGCTGGTTTAAAAATATTATATATATCAAAGCATTCTCCTAAATTAGGTTCTGCAGCAAGAAAAAGTATTGAATATTTAAAAAGTAAATCTAATTTAAATTTAGAGTTTCAAGTCTTGGATTTTTATACTGACTTTAATACAGATAGAAACATGGTTGGGAACAGAGGTGGGAATCTAGACATTGAAACAAAAAAAAAGCCACCAATAATGTGCCCCTATGTTCTGTATCCCGTGATTGATGTTAATGGAACATTAGTTGTTTGTTGTCAAGATTTTAATAGCGATTATCAGCTCGGTAATATATCAGAAAGACATATCTCTGAGATATGGAATGATCCAATGAATGTTTCAATAAGAAGGAATATTTTTTTAGGGAAGTTTGATTTGTCTATATGCAAGCAATGTCTAATGGATTGA
- a CDS encoding SIS domain-containing protein, whose amino-acid sequence MHLEIKGFEEKFINTLKTKEWQTLQEDFINSQRIMIVGNGGNLAVADHAAIDVARLTNKSAFAPGSGILASSLIHETSHDEWVKNWVAISMRGIKEELFSETLIIGISSSGVSKNIKKALDFAKDQNIKTALITGKSPSEKIRSNTIILDVNEYHTGEVLTLMFFYQLIHGAGFNCPNIQDEEATSNRRIDYNIGYN is encoded by the coding sequence ATGCATCTTGAGATTAAAGGATTTGAGGAGAAATTTATAAATACCCTCAAAACAAAAGAATGGCAAACATTGCAAGAAGACTTTATTAATTCTCAAAGGATTATGATTGTTGGGAATGGAGGAAATCTAGCAGTTGCAGATCATGCAGCAATTGATGTTGCAAGATTAACAAATAAGTCAGCTTTTGCACCAGGCAGTGGAATTCTTGCTAGTTCTCTAATTCATGAGACTTCTCATGATGAATGGGTTAAAAATTGGGTTGCCATCTCAATGAGAGGGATAAAGGAAGAATTATTTTCAGAGACTTTAATCATAGGCATTAGCAGTTCAGGTGTATCTAAAAATATTAAAAAAGCACTAGATTTTGCTAAAGATCAAAATATCAAAACTGCTCTAATAACAGGCAAAAGCCCTTCTGAAAAAATTAGGAGCAACACTATTATTCTTGATGTTAATGAGTACCATACAGGTGAAGTTCTTACGTTAATGTTTTTCTATCAGCTTATTCATGGAGCTGGATTTAATTGCCCTAATATACAAGATGAAGAAGCAACTTCAAATAGAAGAATTGACTATAACATTGGTTACAACTGA
- a CDS encoding HAD family phosphatase, protein MESKLHIFDCDGVLILSNRLKTESFNEIASKFVPKKLVNKFIDFHKANGGVSRWEKFSYLRNIALDYQLPSVDDLCDQFASLVDSKFNKISPVPGALDYIEQLVKESAIIYVVSGGEQSQVRRILMNLKFNIDPERIFGSPISKDIHFGNIRNMHKFLDTMTYGDSLLDAKCAESINSKFTFVSQDSETTKKDIKDNLLINFLSIKNFNCLN, encoded by the coding sequence ATGGAATCTAAATTACATATTTTTGATTGTGATGGGGTATTGATATTGTCAAATAGACTTAAAACTGAATCTTTTAATGAAATTGCTTCTAAATTTGTACCGAAAAAGCTTGTTAATAAATTTATTGATTTTCACAAAGCAAATGGCGGGGTTTCAAGATGGGAAAAATTTTCTTATTTAAGAAATATTGCCTTAGATTATCAACTACCCAGTGTTGATGATTTATGTGATCAATTCGCATCATTAGTAGATTCAAAATTCAATAAAATTTCTCCAGTTCCGGGCGCATTAGATTATATTGAACAACTTGTTAAAGAAAGTGCAATCATTTATGTTGTATCAGGTGGAGAACAATCTCAAGTTAGGCGAATTCTTATGAATCTTAAATTCAATATAGATCCTGAGAGGATTTTTGGTTCCCCAATTAGTAAAGATATTCATTTTGGAAATATTAGAAATATGCATAAATTTTTAGATACTATGACTTATGGCGACTCATTACTTGATGCAAAATGTGCAGAATCTATAAATTCCAAATTTACTTTTGTATCACAAGATAGTGAGACCACAAAAAAGGATATTAAAGACAATTTGCTAATAAACTTCTTAAGTATTAAAAATTTTAATTGTTTAAATTAA
- a CDS encoding heparinase II/III family protein: protein MKIFNSFFDREAGWFFLEYEPWIVYLRLFNQLDLPRPSHCHQDFGSPIIYHKKKELIIDPGRSSYLIDSNNEIKASKHSTFLINKEPTAYSERDLKFFPLPIKPYKVKKYHLGSQIYILIRYPLSLKANFKIKYAIRLFVINKKSIEIRDRISLFKKSNIITRFNFSYPLDKFNRLFSYSIDNNKTKNILLEEESKELCNSKRFLDYNRKHNYKSFSFRAETNKHFCSRFLISE, encoded by the coding sequence TTGAAAATTTTTAATTCTTTTTTCGACAGAGAAGCTGGTTGGTTTTTTTTGGAATATGAACCATGGATAGTTTATTTACGTTTATTTAATCAATTAGATTTACCAAGGCCATCTCATTGTCATCAGGATTTCGGATCGCCAATAATTTATCATAAGAAAAAAGAATTAATCATTGATCCAGGTAGATCATCATATTTAATAGATTCTAATAATGAAATAAAAGCTTCAAAACATTCTACTTTTTTAATAAATAAGGAGCCTACTGCTTATTCGGAGAGAGATTTGAAATTCTTTCCGCTGCCAATAAAACCTTATAAAGTTAAAAAATATCATCTTGGTAGTCAAATATATATTTTAATTCGTTACCCTCTATCATTAAAAGCTAATTTTAAAATTAAATATGCTATCAGATTATTTGTAATTAATAAAAAATCTATTGAGATTAGAGATAGGATTTCTTTATTTAAAAAATCTAATATTATCACTCGCTTTAATTTTTCATATCCATTAGATAAATTTAATAGATTATTTTCTTATAGTATTGATAACAATAAGACTAAGAATATACTCCTTGAAGAGGAATCAAAAGAACTTTGTAATTCTAAAAGATTCTTAGATTACAATAGAAAACATAATTATAAATCATTTTCTTTTAGAGCTGAAACAAATAAACATTTTTGCTCTAGATTTTTAATCTCTGAATAG
- a CDS encoding ABC transporter ATP-binding protein produces MLLPLRDILKILTYLDKISKLRIILNLLLSVINSILESLSLSSSLIFFSVLFNGNISEIGFIKNYLPFLIDIPKSYFLILFIVIFSITGIIRIYYLRSTFFLSRYIANQLSSLAFLKILNQEYEYHLEKNTSLQVSTLTNDIGESDNSIAALLQIISSTLSLCSIIFTTLFVISGKFITFILFIPLIYALLYLSYSRKFKTNSKLISDLNGKIIDFTKDSLFSIRNILLSHDQQYYFQTFKRIDAQLKEAQAKNNFYSVYPRNAIEVFIVGSLASLFVIYPKLASPNLIPIFGSLIIAVQRIFPLFQQIYYGFSTIKSHESGVLKLKTLLTLKLVNNFHSSKLPLKLKTISFSNVSYIYPNSSKIILKNISLDIKSGDRIGVYGPSGSGKSTFINILMTLLSPTNGKIKINNRLLDPQRKRNIYPIYQDNISHIPQSIHLIDEDILANIVGPIDNASINQNKLNLALKVSNLKDFVDSLPDKINTRVGENGSLLSGGQKQRIGIAREIYKMKPILVLDEATNALDPVVEERIIKELFKLHHLQLIVIVSHKKSNLSDCNKMFTFNKGQISVKNQL; encoded by the coding sequence ATGCTTTTACCCTTAAGAGATATTCTAAAAATTTTAACTTATCTAGATAAAATTTCTAAGTTAAGAATAATCTTAAATCTATTATTATCAGTAATAAATTCTATTCTAGAGTCTTTAAGTCTATCCTCTTCTTTAATATTTTTCTCTGTTCTTTTTAACGGAAATATCTCTGAGATCGGTTTTATTAAAAACTATTTACCATTCTTAATTGATATACCTAAGTCTTATTTTTTGATTCTTTTTATTGTTATTTTCTCTATCACAGGGATTATAAGAATATATTACTTAAGAAGCACATTCTTTTTATCAAGATATATAGCTAATCAATTATCATCATTGGCTTTTTTAAAAATTCTTAACCAAGAATATGAATACCATTTAGAAAAAAATACATCTCTACAAGTTTCTACGCTAACAAATGATATAGGTGAATCTGATAATTCTATCGCTGCGTTATTGCAAATCATAAGTTCCACTTTATCTTTATGTTCAATTATTTTTACTACTCTTTTTGTTATTTCTGGCAAATTTATTACTTTTATTCTTTTTATACCTCTAATATATGCATTACTATATCTAAGTTATTCCAGAAAATTTAAAACCAACAGTAAATTAATTTCTGATCTCAATGGTAAAATAATAGATTTTACTAAAGATTCTCTTTTCTCTATCAGAAATATTTTACTTTCTCATGATCAACAATATTATTTCCAAACATTCAAGAGAATTGATGCTCAGTTAAAAGAAGCACAAGCTAAAAATAATTTCTATTCTGTATATCCAAGAAATGCTATCGAAGTATTTATAGTTGGGAGTCTGGCATCATTATTTGTGATTTATCCAAAATTAGCCAGTCCAAACCTAATACCTATTTTTGGATCACTTATAATTGCAGTCCAAAGGATATTTCCTCTTTTTCAGCAAATATATTATGGTTTTTCAACTATTAAGTCTCATGAGAGCGGAGTGTTAAAGCTAAAAACATTACTTACTCTTAAGTTAGTTAATAATTTTCATTCAAGTAAACTACCTCTAAAACTCAAAACTATTTCATTCTCAAATGTTTCCTATATCTACCCTAATTCATCAAAAATTATTTTAAAAAATATTTCTCTTGACATAAAATCTGGAGATAGGATTGGAGTTTATGGCCCAAGTGGTTCAGGTAAATCAACCTTTATAAATATTTTAATGACTTTGCTTTCACCAACAAATGGAAAGATAAAAATTAATAACAGGTTATTAGATCCTCAAAGGAAAAGAAATATTTATCCAATCTATCAGGATAATATTTCGCATATTCCTCAGAGTATTCATTTAATTGATGAAGATATTCTTGCAAATATTGTTGGTCCTATAGATAATGCAAGCATTAATCAAAATAAATTAAACTTAGCCTTAAAAGTTTCTAATTTAAAGGATTTCGTTGATTCATTGCCAGATAAGATTAATACAAGGGTAGGGGAAAATGGCTCTCTTTTAAGTGGAGGACAGAAACAAAGAATTGGCATTGCTAGAGAGATTTATAAGATGAAACCTATCTTGGTTTTAGATGAAGCAACAAATGCTCTTGATCCAGTCGTCGAGGAACGCATTATTAAGGAACTTTTTAAATTACATCATTTGCAGTTGATAGTGATAGTTAGTCACAAGAAATCCAATTTATCAGATTGTAATAAAATGTTTACCTTTAATAAAGGCCAGATTTCTGTAAAAAATCAGTTGTAA
- a CDS encoding polysaccharide deacetylase family protein: protein MFFIKKKFRDYFCRLISKVNLSFLLNSKSRIQLRVLIIHSINEEEKLLNLLKNLNKKWRFITPDQFFQILDNKKTINQSSLLITFDDGFKDNLNILPILDKFSISALFFVCPGLVQLQNSNTLFPLLAKKLFRIPLIDKDIELLNWDDLRYIQDRGHSIGNHSLLHYQVNKLSIKELKEDINLSKSLLEENLKKSKSLESFSYPFGGAEHINAVSLQLLAENFKYVFSGIRGNNNINKANIIYRDEVSINDDIEITNSFLKGSFDLYYRFKLIKLIF, encoded by the coding sequence ATGTTTTTTATTAAGAAAAAGTTTCGTGATTATTTTTGTAGATTAATTAGTAAAGTTAATCTAAGTTTTCTTTTAAACTCAAAGTCAAGAATTCAATTAAGAGTACTTATTATACATTCAATTAATGAAGAAGAGAAATTACTTAATCTTTTAAAAAACTTAAACAAAAAATGGAGATTTATTACTCCAGACCAATTCTTTCAAATTCTTGATAATAAAAAAACAATTAATCAGTCTTCATTATTAATAACTTTTGATGATGGATTCAAAGATAATCTAAATATTCTTCCAATACTTGATAAGTTTTCTATTTCGGCATTATTTTTTGTCTGCCCAGGCTTAGTTCAACTTCAAAATTCAAATACATTATTCCCTTTATTGGCAAAAAAATTATTCAGAATTCCATTAATTGATAAGGATATAGAGCTACTTAATTGGGATGATCTTCGTTACATTCAGGATAGAGGCCACTCTATTGGAAACCATTCATTATTGCATTATCAAGTGAATAAATTATCAATTAAAGAATTAAAAGAAGATATAAATTTATCAAAATCTTTATTAGAGGAAAATCTTAAGAAGAGTAAATCTTTAGAATCTTTTTCATATCCTTTTGGAGGAGCAGAACATATAAATGCAGTCTCATTGCAGTTATTAGCAGAAAATTTTAAATATGTTTTCTCTGGGATAAGAGGAAATAATAATATTAATAAAGCAAACATTATATATAGAGATGAAGTCTCAATTAATGATGATATTGAGATTACAAATTCTTTTCTGAAAGGAAGTTTTGATCTTTATTATCGATTTAAATTAATTAAGTTAATTTTTTAA
- a CDS encoding glycosyltransferase, whose protein sequence is MRKPINLAIDASNIHSEGGLLHLKGILSSQKLPNKYVYKINIWGFSESLERFPKSNYIVHHELPKIFKNIFLRFFWQLFLLPKNNFLKQCHAFYVPSGICLFSPLPIILFFQNLIPFQWFNLKKYKFSITFFRLILIRIFQIISSHFACSIIFPSKFSLNVISSSFFFNSKVPLSTIYHGVDQNFCFTPSPQKSIKHFSQNKPFIISYISIIDVYKNHLNVFKAVKEIIDKKNLPLHLQFIGSSNSKFAKNLLYQISQNKDVRSWFSYIPEISHELLPNVYKNSNLIINASSCESFGMAGVESILSGQPVLASSSTVYQEILGKGAIYFNETDVNDIYNSILNCIYSVERRNMVVLEASKKSRKFTWEECSSRTFKKIINSISKK, encoded by the coding sequence ATGAGAAAGCCTATTAATTTAGCAATAGATGCTTCAAATATTCATTCAGAGGGAGGGTTATTACATTTAAAAGGTATCTTGTCTTCTCAAAAATTACCGAATAAATATGTTTATAAAATAAATATCTGGGGCTTTTCTGAGTCCCTTGAAAGATTTCCAAAATCTAATTATATTGTTCATCACGAATTACCAAAAATTTTTAAAAACATTTTTCTTAGGTTCTTTTGGCAATTATTCTTATTACCAAAGAATAATTTTCTAAAACAATGTCATGCTTTTTATGTTCCCTCTGGAATTTGTTTATTTAGTCCTTTACCAATAATTCTTTTTTTTCAGAATTTAATACCCTTCCAATGGTTTAACTTAAAAAAATACAAATTTTCAATAACTTTTTTCCGCCTAATTTTAATAAGAATATTTCAAATAATTTCTAGTCATTTTGCCTGCTCAATCATTTTTCCGTCTAAATTCTCTTTAAACGTAATATCAAGTTCGTTTTTTTTTAATTCAAAAGTACCATTATCTACTATTTATCATGGAGTAGATCAAAATTTCTGCTTCACACCCTCTCCTCAAAAAAGTATCAAACATTTCTCACAAAATAAACCTTTTATTATCAGCTATATATCAATTATAGATGTCTACAAAAATCACTTAAATGTCTTTAAAGCCGTTAAAGAGATTATTGACAAAAAAAATTTACCATTACATCTACAGTTTATTGGTTCCTCTAATTCAAAATTTGCAAAAAATCTACTTTATCAAATTTCTCAAAATAAAGATGTCAGATCTTGGTTTTCTTACATCCCTGAAATAAGCCATGAATTGTTACCCAATGTCTATAAAAATAGTAATTTAATAATAAATGCATCTAGTTGTGAAAGTTTTGGAATGGCAGGCGTCGAATCAATATTAAGTGGCCAGCCTGTACTAGCATCTAGTTCAACAGTTTATCAAGAAATTTTGGGTAAAGGAGCTATCTATTTTAATGAAACGGATGTTAATGATATTTATAACTCTATTTTAAATTGTATTTATTCAGTGGAGAGGAGGAATATGGTTGTTTTAGAAGCTTCAAAAAAATCAAGAAAATTTACTTGGGAAGAATGTTCTTCAAGAACTTTCAAAAAAATAATAAATTCAATATCTAAAAAGTAA